GTGCGCGATCTTGTTCGGTGTCATAGTGACCGAACCGGCCGCTCCCGTAGTTGTAGAACTGTGTTGTCATCGTCGGTGCCGGCTCATCAGGCGACATCCGCCCGTAAGGTGCTCTGTAGCTACGCCCGCTGGCCTTCTTATGACAATCAAGTAGCAGGTGTTCTTTGTCCTCTTCTTCCCACACGGTCCAGTCCTCGCCAGGCCTCATGTTCCGGATCCGCTCTTCGTTCAGTTCGGAAAGGTCACGAGCTTGGTGTAGCTTCCGATCGGGATCTTTTTCACCGTTCTCAAGCGGGGGTAGATGGCCAATTGCGTCGCGTACGGTCGGGTACTCCGACTCGTCTGTCGTGACTGGCTCGCCTAGTTCAATAGTGCCATCAAGCGAAGCGATCAAGACCCATCGTTTCCGCTTCTGAGGGATTCCATACTCTGGGCAGTAGACGTTCTTGTCTTCGTCGCTATTTACCGAATATCCCATTCTCTCGAGCGTCTGTTCAAAGATCTCGTACGGTCGGTGGTTTCGAACCTCGAAGACGTTCTCCATCACCACGACGTCGGGACGGACATACTCTACAATATCACGGAACTCGCCAAGCATCCCATACTTGTCGTGTTGGCTACTATCGCCTCCGTGGTTCATTGGTGAGAACGGCTGACAGGGGGCACAACCGGCGAGTATCCGGACATCAGCGTTTCGCTCGAATTGAGCAGCGATCCGCTCCGGGTTCTTTGCGAGCGGCCGGATGTCCGTGAGACGGAAGTCCGCATCATTATTCTCCTCATACGGATACTTACACTCAGGGTCGACGTCAATCCCGACCGAGACGTCGACGCCGGCATCCTCGAGGCCTCTAGTGAGACCACCCGCTCCACAGAAGAGGTCGACAGCGGATACTTTCATGCTGTATCCTCTTTAACCGCGACATTAAATCTTCTGTGCGATCTCTCGGGGACTCTCAAGATTGTGGAGCCTGGGAGAATAATAGTCATTTCTCCGACTCAAATCGACGCGATAATACCACCCTCGATACATTAGCAATACAAGACATGACTGACCAATATTTCCCGCTACGTCGAAGCATCTATCATGACATGAGGCCGGAGACGGTGAGTCAACGTCCGAAGAATTAGTAAGCTGATTCATGGATATGAATAATATTGCGCAAGAAGCGAAGTGGCACTTCTACGACGGCGGACAGAGTGCGCCTCGATTCGGTGGCGACCCTACTAAACACGCGGTTGACCATAATACAGAGAGCTTCGTCCGAGAGGTCCTGCAAAACTCGAATGACCAAGCTCTGCCGAACGATATGCCGGTTGAGGTGACGTTCCGCTTGGTGGAGCTTTCTGGTGACGAACTTCATGAGTTTCTTGAAGCGATCAATTGGGAGAGCGGGCTACGAGACCGTATTGGTGCCGTAGCTAGGTCCGATAGAGGTCGAGGGTTCCAACAATTTCAGGAGCAGTTGGAGGATGAAGATCCCTCTCTTCGTATACTCATCGTTGAAGATAGAAACACAACTGGACTCACTGGAAACTGGGATGAGGACTCGAACTACGCAGCGCTCGTCCGGGACGAGCTTTACAGTCAGAAACAGGACGAGACAGCCGGTGGGTCGTATGGCCTCGGCAAGTCGGTTCTCTGGACCTTCTCGGGGGCATCTACTGTCGTATTCAATTCGTATCTAAGCGAACCTTCCGAACGGGGATTCCGTCAACGGCTCATTGCCCGGACAAAGCTTCCGACGCACAGCTTGGATGAAGACGGTACGGAGTACCAAGGAGCAGGTTGGCTCTGTACTATCGACAACTCGGAGGAAGACCCCAAGCCTCGCTCGTTGTGGGGCTCAACGGCTGAATCACTAGCCGAGCGGCTCGGTGTTAACCGGCCAACCACTCCGGGTACTAGCGCGATGGTCGTAGGGTTCCGCGACCCAGCACGAGATCGCACGCCGAGCCTCAAGAGTCTCGGACAAGAGCTCGTTGACGCCGCCGCGAAGTATTTCTGGCCCGCAATGTACCGGAACGATCTCGTTGTAAACGTGGAGGTGGGTTCTGAGACGACAGAGGTTGACGTAGACAATCACTCGGCAGTACAGCCGTTTGTTGACGCCTACGCGAACCGATACAACGGCGAGACGGGACTTGAGACCCCCGGCGATGTTGCGGGACGCGACATCAAGGTAGAACTCCCGAAGAGGGACGACGGAACACAGAGTGAGAGCGGGCCTGTCAGGCTCGCAGCTCGCCTAGCTTCGCCTGTTGACGATCCCACCCTACGGAACCACGTCGCTATGTTCCGGGGCTCGGGAATGGTAGTGAAGTACTACGACCAGAGTCGGGTGTCTTTCGGGGACCGGAACTTTTTCGCAGTCTTAGCGGCTGGTACTGCCCGGTCAACTGGTGCTCCCCGAAGATCGGACGAGGAGATTGACCGATTCCTCCGATTCGCCGAACCGCCCGAACATGACGAGTGGCGCTCAACAGAGAACCTGAAAGAGCAATATATGCAGGGTTATCGGAAGGCAATCCTAAATCTTGAGGCAGACATCCGGGAGGAGCTTCGGAACCTCGTCTCACGAGGTGGACGAGGAGATCGTAATTTACCTGAGAACGTCTTGAAGAAGTTTCCAATACACGGGCAGGGGCGTCGTTCCAGCTCACCGGCCAACTCAAAA
This genomic window from Halorubrum sp. PV6 contains:
- a CDS encoding DNA cytosine methyltransferase, encoding MKVSAVDLFCGAGGLTRGLEDAGVDVSVGIDVDPECKYPYEENNDADFRLTDIRPLAKNPERIAAQFERNADVRILAGCAPCQPFSPMNHGGDSSQHDKYGMLGEFRDIVEYVRPDVVVMENVFEVRNHRPYEIFEQTLERMGYSVNSDEDKNVYCPEYGIPQKRKRWVLIASLDGTIELGEPVTTDESEYPTVRDAIGHLPPLENGEKDPDRKLHQARDLSELNEERIRNMRPGEDWTVWEEEDKEHLLLDCHKKASGRSYRAPYGRMSPDEPAPTMTTQFYNYGSGRFGHYDTEQDRALSVLEGAMIQTFPEDYKFVKDWDDASITRLGRMIGNAVPPLLGQRIGEAILSHYDAGEEAVPEPSIAD